A single window of Neisseria sp. KEM232 DNA harbors:
- a CDS encoding ABC transporter ATP-binding protein yields the protein MIQIQSLSHRYPRADAPALDNVSFDIADGECLGLLGHNGAGKTTLMSLMAGLQDVCRGEILFDGRPLHRLSRAARQKIGLVPQDFAFYPQLSVWDNLLFFASLYKMRDKGRLNLLIGQAGLEEHKHKAAKHLSGGLKRRLNFAVGLINAPQLVFLDEITVGIDPQSRRFILDSVAELTRQGVTVVYTSHYLPEIEQLCGKIALLQHGRLVYQGSLDELLASQTQTVRFITEPALPPATLAALQAVPADRRGMMETAQDAAAVYAALQKSGVHIRYFQQGHGSLEAFYLDFLRRETDTP from the coding sequence ATGATTCAAATCCAATCCCTCTCCCACCGCTACCCCCGTGCCGACGCACCCGCTCTCGACAACGTATCGTTCGACATTGCCGACGGCGAATGCCTGGGTCTGCTCGGACACAACGGCGCGGGCAAAACCACGTTGATGTCGCTGATGGCAGGTTTGCAGGACGTGTGCAGGGGCGAAATCCTGTTTGACGGCCGGCCGCTGCACCGTCTCTCCCGTGCCGCACGGCAGAAAATCGGTCTCGTACCGCAGGATTTCGCGTTCTATCCGCAGCTTTCGGTATGGGACAACCTGCTGTTTTTCGCCTCGCTCTACAAGATGCGCGACAAAGGCCGTCTGAACCTGCTCATCGGGCAGGCCGGCTTGGAAGAACACAAACACAAAGCCGCCAAACACCTGTCCGGCGGGCTCAAACGCCGTCTGAATTTCGCCGTGGGGCTGATTAACGCGCCGCAACTGGTGTTTCTCGACGAAATTACCGTCGGCATCGACCCGCAATCGCGCCGCTTTATTCTCGACAGCGTTGCCGAACTGACGCGGCAGGGCGTAACCGTGGTGTACACCTCGCACTATCTGCCCGAAATCGAGCAGCTTTGCGGCAAAATCGCGCTGCTGCAACACGGACGGCTGGTGTATCAAGGCAGCTTGGACGAACTTTTGGCTTCACAGACGCAAACCGTGCGCTTCATTACCGAGCCTGCACTGCCGCCTGCAACCTTGGCCGCACTGCAAGCCGTGCCCGCCGACCGGCGCGGCATGATGGAAACCGCGCAGGATGCCGCCGCCGTGTATGCCGCCCTGCAAAAAAGCGGCGTGCATATCCGTTACTTCCAGCAGGGACACGGCTCGCTGGAAGCCTTTTACCTCGACTTTCTCCGCCGCGAAACCGACACGCCATGA
- a CDS encoding beta-ketoacyl synthase N-terminal-like domain-containing protein has protein sequence MSWLCGTAATCAANPQAAFRRPDTVEFAFLKQTQQAAYFRAFSSPGLSRTEIAGEAEAHLRRAAENAGWPSEAWHTAPVFIGSGSYLISEYENRYLAGETTPENHLLHLAADLRERSGNCNIFSFATSCTSSAHALIQADRFLSLGLAERAFVLGIESLNRLTLLHFHSLGLLTADYRPFGGNGLILGEGAAALALSAAEPQSKGRLKLAGHAAGTGSHLVQSDTAVQESVIRRAIAAAGITPAGIALVKTHGIGTADSDAAEMQVLHKVFGTPPPLAALKPQTGHTLGASAALETALLAQALRSRTLTDIHGHNIPLSDGLFCLANHFGFGGSNTTTVWQWTP, from the coding sequence ATGAGCTGGCTCTGCGGCACAGCGGCCACTTGCGCGGCCAATCCGCAGGCCGCATTCAGACGGCCTGATACGGTGGAATTCGCTTTTCTCAAGCAAACACAGCAGGCCGCCTATTTTCGCGCCTTCTCCTCCCCCGGCCTCAGCCGCACCGAAATTGCCGGCGAAGCCGAAGCGCACTTGCGCCGTGCCGCCGAAAACGCAGGCTGGCCGTCTGAAGCCTGGCATACCGCGCCCGTATTTATCGGCTCCGGCTCCTACCTGATTTCCGAATACGAAAACCGCTATCTTGCCGGTGAAACCACACCGGAAAACCACCTGCTCCATCTTGCCGCCGACCTGCGCGAACGCAGCGGCAACTGCAACATTTTCAGCTTCGCCACTTCCTGTACCTCATCCGCCCACGCCCTCATCCAGGCCGACCGTTTCCTATCGCTCGGTCTGGCGGAGCGCGCTTTCGTACTCGGCATCGAAAGCCTCAACCGCCTCACACTGCTGCATTTCCACAGCCTCGGCCTGCTCACCGCCGACTACCGCCCCTTCGGCGGCAACGGCCTGATACTCGGCGAAGGCGCAGCCGCGCTTGCCCTCTCCGCCGCAGAGCCGCAAAGCAAAGGCCGTCTGAAACTGGCCGGCCACGCCGCAGGCACAGGCAGCCATTTGGTACAGAGCGATACTGCCGTGCAGGAAAGCGTCATCCGCCGCGCCATTGCCGCCGCAGGCATCACACCCGCCGGCATCGCCCTCGTCAAAACCCACGGCATCGGCACAGCCGACAGCGATGCCGCCGAAATGCAGGTGCTGCACAAAGTATTCGGCACACCGCCGCCGCTTGCCGCACTCAAACCGCAAACCGGCCACACCCTCGGCGCAAGCGCGGCACTCGAAACTGCCCTGCTCGCCCAAGCACTCCGCAGCCGCACGCTTACCGATATCCACGGACACAACATCCCCCTTTCAGACGGCCTTTTCTGCCTCGCCAACCACTTCGGCTTCGGCGGCAGCAACACAACAACAGTATGGCAATGGACACCCTGA
- a CDS encoding phosphopantetheine-binding protein, producing MSYTFTLAPQALETELKKLILQESGKADDIAPEDFSDDAPLFGDGSPVALDSLDALQISVALQQHFQVRLQGDRMVRKHMMCIRGLAAFVRREHGA from the coding sequence ATGTCCTACACCTTCACCCTTGCTCCGCAAGCACTCGAAACCGAATTGAAAAAACTCATTCTGCAAGAGTCCGGCAAAGCCGACGACATCGCCCCTGAAGACTTCTCCGACGACGCGCCGCTGTTCGGCGACGGCAGCCCTGTCGCCCTCGATTCGCTTGACGCGCTGCAAATCAGCGTTGCCCTGCAACAGCATTTCCAAGTGCGGCTGCAAGGCGACCGCATGGTACGCAAACACATGATGTGCATACGCGGTTTGGCCGCATTCGTGCGGCGGGAACACGGCGCATGA
- a CDS encoding ABC transporter permease, with protein MTAASLIKELKLLSRDLHGLAVLFVMPIVFMLIMSLALSRDADPHEGSRIALVGAAGDSVNAKFAAALEKENIRVSMMPSEKLAAAQNGLHDKRFQLVLHNPNLAADKPADSKTLQIYIAPDTEPSWLAAVKGVLQQHYTETRVNAYFGDSGITIDNKKLPAKIRKEIQKKVDEKNAEQLDAVSAFLGRTMFQEHYLSAGSGTVAKPNAVQHSVPAWLIFGMFFIMIPLSNVMALERQTNTITRLRLARAGAAGLIAAKLVPYFLINQLQFAGMLLLGRYLLPKLGVSALVLNGSLAPYALLSAAVSAAALGYALLISVCAKSTEHAVVLGGGGIILMAALGGIMVPAHVMPDTMQHITWVSPMAWGLKAFQELLLNRSGLGGITPYLALLAAFAAATLLSATLVYRRQLQTQVRF; from the coding sequence ATGACCGCCGCTTCCCTGATTAAAGAATTGAAACTCTTGAGCCGCGACCTGCACGGCCTGGCCGTACTGTTTGTGATGCCCATCGTTTTCATGCTGATTATGTCGCTGGCACTGAGCCGCGATGCCGACCCGCACGAAGGCAGCCGCATCGCACTGGTCGGCGCGGCGGGCGACAGCGTCAACGCCAAATTCGCCGCCGCGCTGGAAAAAGAAAACATACGCGTCAGCATGATGCCGTCTGAAAAACTCGCCGCCGCGCAAAACGGGCTGCACGACAAGCGTTTCCAACTGGTACTGCACAACCCCAACCTTGCCGCAGACAAACCCGCCGACAGTAAAACGCTGCAAATCTATATCGCCCCCGATACCGAACCCTCATGGCTGGCGGCAGTCAAAGGCGTTTTGCAGCAGCATTACACCGAAACGCGCGTCAACGCCTACTTTGGCGACAGCGGCATTACCATCGACAACAAAAAACTGCCCGCAAAAATCCGCAAAGAAATCCAAAAGAAAGTGGACGAAAAAAACGCCGAACAGCTTGATGCAGTAAGCGCATTTTTAGGCCGCACCATGTTTCAGGAACATTATTTGAGCGCAGGCAGCGGCACAGTGGCCAAGCCCAACGCCGTACAGCACAGCGTACCTGCATGGCTGATTTTCGGCATGTTCTTCATCATGATACCGCTCTCCAACGTGATGGCTTTGGAGCGGCAGACCAACACGATTACACGGCTGCGGCTGGCCCGCGCAGGCGCGGCGGGGCTGATAGCGGCCAAACTCGTACCGTATTTCCTGATTAACCAGCTCCAATTTGCCGGTATGCTGCTGCTCGGCCGCTACCTGCTGCCCAAGCTCGGCGTAAGCGCGCTGGTACTCAATGGCAGCCTTGCGCCTTACGCGCTCTTGTCTGCCGCCGTATCCGCCGCCGCGCTCGGCTATGCGTTGCTGATCAGCGTGTGCGCCAAATCCACCGAACACGCCGTCGTGCTTGGCGGCGGCGGCATTATCCTGATGGCGGCACTCGGCGGCATCATGGTGCCCGCACACGTCATGCCCGACACCATGCAGCACATCACTTGGGTGTCGCCGATGGCTTGGGGCTTGAAAGCCTTTCAGGAGCTGCTGCTCAACCGCAGCGGCTTAGGCGGCATCACCCCCTACCTCGCCCTGCTCGCTGCATTCGCCGCCGCCACACTCCTCTCTGCCACACTGGTTTACCGTCGGCAGCTGCAAACACAGGTGCGGTTTTAA